From Oculatellaceae cyanobacterium, a single genomic window includes:
- a CDS encoding PsbP-related protein has protein sequence MLGTTIRERYKIIKYLGGSGLSETYLAKDIYLPKNCYCVIKQINYRFDSSFTTEAAKSRLKNQAKILYSLGKHDKIPRLLADFEENNKFYLVYEFLEDLHNRKYRFRTYINKHIKSVAAVKIKRSPQCEKNQQLIWDINNQKLEVEKAAGKIFKTQQVFFNNWSRSEITTLMALLITVIACMTSLARLPESINLSAKNQQRVAVNQQFFRLTPKLIIYHNIQNGIKIKYPENWERQDIHNPVTGEVAVFIPPEEGNSAQSQTKIIIRIEDLSKQPMSLDEYTNSSILEIKNFLSNAKIVESKSTTIAQFPAHLLIYSGLNEPYSLPTNLEVWTLKNNKAYIITYTSTSAKYEEFLGIAKEMIESLEIS, from the coding sequence ATGTTAGGAACAACTATTAGAGAGCGATACAAAATTATTAAATACTTGGGCGGTAGTGGTTTAAGTGAAACTTATCTTGCAAAAGATATTTATTTACCTAAGAACTGCTACTGTGTAATCAAGCAAATTAATTATAGATTTGATAGTTCGTTTACTACAGAGGCAGCAAAATCTCGTTTAAAGAATCAAGCGAAAATACTTTATAGTTTAGGTAAACATGACAAAATCCCCAGATTATTAGCTGACTTTGAAGAAAATAATAAATTTTATTTAGTTTATGAATTTCTTGAGGACTTACACAATCGTAAATACCGATTTAGAACTTATATAAATAAACATATAAAAAGTGTAGCAGCCGTAAAGATCAAGCGATCGCCTCAGTGTGAAAAAAATCAACAGTTAATTTGGGATATTAATAATCAAAAACTAGAAGTAGAGAAAGCTGCTGGCAAAATATTTAAAACTCAGCAAGTTTTTTTTAATAATTGGTCGCGCAGTGAAATAACTACCTTAATGGCGCTGTTGATTACTGTTATAGCTTGTATGACATCTTTAGCTAGATTGCCGGAATCTATAAATCTAAGTGCTAAAAATCAACAAAGAGTTGCTGTTAATCAACAGTTTTTTAGACTAACTCCTAAGTTAATAATTTATCACAATATTCAAAATGGCATCAAAATTAAATATCCTGAAAATTGGGAAAGGCAAGATATCCACAATCCGGTTACTGGTGAAGTAGCTGTATTTATACCACCAGAGGAAGGTAATTCAGCACAGTCTCAAACAAAGATAATAATTAGAATTGAGGATTTATCTAAACAACCCATGTCCTTAGATGAATATACTAATTCGTCAATTTTGGAAATAAAAAATTTTTTGAGTAATGCTAAAATTGTTGAATCAAAATCAACTACAATTGCTCAATTTCCAGCCCATTTATTAATTTATAGTGGTCTTAATGAGCCATATAGTTTACCGACCAATTTAGAAGTTTGGACGTTAAAAAATAATAAAGCTTACATTATTACCTATACATCAACATCAGCTAAATATGAGGAATTTTTAGGGATAGCCAAAGAAATGATCGAGTCTTTGGAAATTTCATAA
- a CDS encoding serine/threonine-protein kinase, protein MFQSKSSQQETLPLGIQLMLGKLLGGRYKIISHLGGGGYGQTYLAEDIHLPNNPRCVVKQLKPQITDAWNLQTASRLFNTEAEVLYKLGNHSQIPRLFAHFEENKEFYLVQEFIDGTDLSQELTPGQPISESQVFEILQQTLEVLDFVHQQRVIHRDINPRNLIRRKQDRKLVLIDFGAVKQISTRVFNAQTQGGETVAIGTAGYMPTEQVNGHPRFCSDIYALGVIAVQALTGLDPARNQLPRDPKTGEIYWRNRAVVNPGLANIIDRMILSNFQKRYQSTNEVIHDLNNWKSSQATLNLINNNNAAPSEISPLPRSKNKKSLQPIQLGLGLAVISIILLLFKIFISQQSQAVKTSNDTAKTTLNKSSAIDSKQALIPPVTSPIPEFRLSRSKANRVARFIKQGDRMIESGQYQEALTAYNNALAIKAAYEEAYWGRCYAFANLQRYQEAIEACNKALQTNPDYYKAWWSKGNALDALKRYNEALAHYDQALKIKPDFAEALINKGATLTFLQRYEEALASYDQALKIKPDLPETWNNRGIALTNLKRYPEAIASFEKAIKIKPNYQLALENRKQAQQQLGK, encoded by the coding sequence GTGTTTCAATCAAAATCTAGTCAGCAAGAAACCCTACCTCTGGGTATTCAACTTATGTTAGGAAAACTTTTGGGTGGGCGCTATAAAATTATCAGTCACCTGGGAGGTGGAGGATACGGTCAAACTTATTTGGCTGAAGATATACATTTACCTAATAATCCACGCTGCGTGGTTAAGCAACTTAAGCCTCAAATTACAGATGCGTGGAATTTACAAACAGCTAGTCGTTTATTTAATACAGAAGCCGAAGTTCTTTATAAATTGGGTAACCATTCCCAAATTCCCCGCCTTTTTGCTCACTTTGAGGAAAATAAAGAATTTTATCTTGTCCAAGAGTTTATTGATGGTACTGATCTGAGTCAAGAATTAACTCCTGGTCAACCCATAAGCGAATCACAAGTATTTGAGATTTTACAACAAACATTAGAAGTTTTAGACTTTGTTCATCAGCAACGGGTAATTCACCGCGATATTAATCCTCGAAATTTAATTAGACGTAAGCAAGATCGCAAGTTAGTTTTAATTGATTTTGGAGCCGTTAAACAAATTAGCACTAGGGTATTTAATGCCCAAACACAAGGTGGTGAGACAGTTGCTATTGGTACAGCAGGGTATATGCCCACTGAACAAGTGAACGGTCATCCGCGCTTCTGTAGCGATATATATGCACTCGGAGTAATTGCGGTTCAAGCTTTAACAGGGTTAGATCCCGCACGTAACCAATTACCGAGAGATCCCAAAACAGGTGAAATTTATTGGCGAAATCGAGCAGTAGTTAACCCTGGTTTGGCAAATATAATAGACCGAATGATTCTATCTAACTTTCAAAAGCGTTATCAGTCAACCAACGAAGTTATTCACGATTTAAATAACTGGAAAAGCTCTCAGGCAACTTTAAATCTGATTAACAATAATAATGCCGCTCCCTCAGAAATCAGTCCCCTACCTAGATCAAAGAATAAAAAATCTCTCCAACCCATACAACTAGGGCTAGGCTTGGCGGTTATTAGTATAATATTGTTGCTATTTAAGATATTTATATCCCAACAATCCCAAGCAGTTAAAACAAGTAATGATACAGCTAAAACAACTCTGAACAAATCTTCCGCAATTGATAGTAAACAAGCATTAATTCCGCCTGTCACTAGCCCCATCCCTGAATTTAGGTTATCTAGAAGTAAAGCTAATCGGGTGGCTAGATTTATCAAGCAAGGCGATCGCATGATTGAATCGGGGCAATATCAAGAGGCTCTCACCGCTTATAATAATGCTTTGGCTATCAAAGCAGCTTATGAGGAAGCTTATTGGGGTCGCTGTTATGCTTTTGCTAACTTGCAGCGATATCAAGAAGCAATTGAAGCTTGTAATAAGGCACTACAAACTAACCCAGACTATTACAAAGCTTGGTGGAGTAAAGGTAACGCTTTAGATGCCTTAAAACGTTATAATGAAGCCTTAGCACACTACGATCAGGCGCTAAAGATTAAGCCAGATTTTGCAGAAGCTTTGATTAATAAAGGTGCTACATTAACTTTTTTGCAGCGTTATGAAGAAGCACTTGCTAGCTACGATCAGGCTTTGAAAATTAAGCCAGATTTACCCGAAACTTGGAATAATAGGGGAATTGCATTAACTAATTTGAAACGGTATCCAGAAGCGATCGCATCTTTTGAAAAAGCAATTAAAATTAAGCCAAATTACCAACTGGCTCTTGAAAACCGCAAACAAGCGCAACAACAACTAGGGAAGTAA
- a CDS encoding protein kinase, with translation MYVDPQKITAEKSSMLHSSNRMLETILRDRYKILKQLGSRQFCDTYLAKDEDLPEQPFCVVKQLSPKDLDPLFWPTAKRLFTTEAEVLHRLGKHDQIPQLLALFKENQEFYLVEEFIEGNDLSEEISVGKQWNEEQVIVFLYEILGILAFVHQNHVIHRDIKPSNLIRRKKDGKIVIIDFGAAKQIPTDIATFKGQTSFTVAIGTPGYVANEQANGNPKFNSDIYATGIIAIQALTGIHPLPKDTTTNEIIWRNQININPELADILDKMVRYDFQERYQSADEVLQAIKSVFDQKISSSLVVSPPVLPLAPVPSTQSQVNKWSRGDLIAASALFFALLAFLSTLIQLPIFIKILKENQATNIANQQPQTQLDTNWIDYHNIEQGIKIKYPANWERQDIQNPVTAEVVIFLPAQESENNIFPTKLVIKVEDLSKRPMTLDEYTNSVIWEIRQFLQEANIIKSSSATLAHRPAHKIVYSGKYQQSELVTNMEVWALKSNKVYIITYSADSKKYSESLETAKQMIKSFEID, from the coding sequence ATGTATGTAGATCCGCAAAAAATCACCGCAGAAAAATCCAGTATGCTGCATTCATCTAATCGGATGCTAGAAACTATACTGCGCGATCGCTATAAAATTCTTAAACAGTTAGGAAGCAGACAATTTTGCGATACTTATTTAGCTAAAGACGAGGATCTACCAGAACAACCTTTTTGCGTTGTTAAACAACTTAGTCCAAAAGATCTCGATCCTTTATTTTGGCCAACTGCTAAAAGATTATTTACTACTGAAGCTGAAGTATTACATCGTTTGGGTAAACACGATCAAATTCCCCAACTTTTAGCTTTATTTAAAGAAAATCAAGAATTTTATTTAGTTGAAGAGTTTATAGAAGGTAACGACTTAAGCGAAGAAATATCTGTAGGTAAACAGTGGAACGAGGAACAAGTTATTGTATTTCTTTACGAGATTTTAGGAATATTAGCTTTTGTTCATCAAAATCATGTCATTCACAGGGATATCAAGCCATCAAATTTAATTAGACGAAAAAAAGATGGCAAGATTGTTATAATTGATTTTGGTGCAGCAAAACAAATTCCCACAGATATTGCTACTTTCAAAGGGCAGACAAGCTTCACCGTAGCTATTGGTACTCCTGGTTATGTAGCCAACGAACAAGCCAATGGTAATCCCAAATTTAATAGTGATATTTATGCTACCGGAATAATTGCTATTCAGGCACTCACAGGAATACATCCTTTACCAAAAGATACAACAACGAATGAAATAATCTGGCGAAACCAAATTAATATCAACCCGGAATTAGCAGACATTTTAGATAAAATGGTACGTTACGACTTTCAAGAACGCTACCAATCAGCAGATGAAGTTTTGCAAGCAATTAAAAGTGTATTTGATCAAAAAATCTCTTCATCTTTAGTCGTTTCCCCTCCAGTATTACCATTAGCACCTGTTCCAAGCACACAATCACAAGTAAATAAATGGTCGCGAGGTGATTTAATCGCGGCTTCAGCACTGTTTTTTGCCTTGTTAGCATTTCTTTCTACATTAATTCAGTTACCAATATTTATTAAAATCTTAAAAGAAAATCAAGCAACAAATATAGCTAACCAACAACCTCAAACCCAGCTTGATACTAATTGGATTGATTATCACAATATAGAGCAAGGTATTAAAATTAAATATCCCGCAAACTGGGAAAGACAAGACATACAAAACCCTGTAACAGCAGAGGTAGTAATATTTCTTCCTGCTCAAGAAAGCGAGAATAATATATTCCCTACCAAGCTAGTTATTAAAGTTGAAGATTTATCAAAACGACCGATGACATTAGATGAATATACAAATTCAGTTATTTGGGAAATTAGGCAATTTCTGCAAGAGGCTAACATTATTAAATCTAGTTCAGCTACCTTAGCACATCGACCTGCCCATAAAATTGTTTACAGTGGAAAATATCAACAGTCAGAATTAGTTACTAACATGGAAGTATGGGCTTTAAAAAGTAATAAAGTTTACATTATTACTTATTCAGCCGATTCAAAAAAATATTCAGAGTCATTAGAAACCGCTAAACAAATGATTAAATCTTTTGAAATTGATTAA
- a CDS encoding COP23 domain-containing protein codes for MKIRLFAQAVSVSAIALLSTATITQPSYAEGNTFFCGTANNVPATLVQTSRGEVPMIRWVSNNFSRVSYTPMRRCQDVSAKFQRFSDNGTLKFIRTGIVNRYPVLCLASYPGGECTKNAVILTLQTGSDSQLVLERLLNLRARAAGRPIELSSSSNSLIFYYEGEAYVNLKQLLQEVESDTSNPKLPALKSIRSVVNR; via the coding sequence ATGAAAATTAGGTTATTTGCACAGGCAGTAAGTGTAAGTGCGATCGCACTTCTTTCAACTGCTACTATTACTCAACCCAGCTATGCTGAGGGCAATACTTTTTTTTGTGGCACAGCCAACAATGTACCAGCGACTTTAGTTCAAACCTCACGTGGGGAAGTACCAATGATTCGCTGGGTTTCAAATAATTTCAGCCGCGTCAGCTACACCCCTATGCGTCGGTGTCAGGATGTTTCTGCCAAGTTTCAAAGGTTCAGCGACAACGGCACTTTAAAATTTATTAGAACTGGTATTGTTAACCGCTACCCTGTTTTGTGCCTTGCTAGCTATCCAGGCGGTGAGTGTACTAAGAATGCAGTGATTCTAACTCTTCAAACTGGCAGCGATTCTCAGCTAGTTCTAGAACGTTTACTAAATCTGAGGGCGCGTGCGGCGGGTAGACCCATTGAATTGAGTAGCAGTTCAAATTCACTGATTTTCTACTACGAGGGCGAAGCTTACGTTAATCTCAAGCAGTTGCTACAAGAAGTTGAATCAGATACTTCTAATCCCAAGCTTCCTGCCTTGAAGTCAATTCGCTCAGTTGTCAATAGGTGA
- a CDS encoding PRC-barrel domain-containing protein: MLKGNDIIGMPIVAHDTGEQIKVVKDLIFDHNSKLLGFLVAEKSLFKDTQVLPLHSVKVIGRDVIIATSETAIASASRLPEIQQALEPNIVMGGTKIVTEEGYDLGTIIDLYFDKQTALIEGYEVRGGLFADPQYQISFVPAPHNLKIGDDVAFVPRDIAEMMTERITLINTPTTSYSDNLSSVKSNETISLNNNTENIITSKGSFIVSENQPLPPVAEVYTTDGSTNLEAKKGLLETATTNGDQLHATEENSNEQSQTAITLYRVEQTAGLRVRCSIKTQEGIYVAALGQIVTEKVIARATMYQQERALIDAVCTTSSSSHSPEEVTSIQLYGGKVTKKTRGNIREQLSSLINHFQQQGIDQEVKLIKKAVGRRVNRVILDKNDNLILDVGQLITYQAIEQARRANVLDILLDSVDHKNQKFLKGDRLRTKIY; this comes from the coding sequence ATGCTTAAGGGAAATGACATAATTGGTATGCCAATTGTCGCTCATGATACAGGCGAACAAATTAAAGTAGTTAAAGATTTAATTTTTGATCATAATAGCAAACTGCTCGGATTTTTAGTAGCAGAAAAAAGCTTGTTTAAAGACACGCAGGTACTACCATTACATAGTGTTAAAGTTATTGGGAGAGATGTAATTATTGCTACCTCAGAAACTGCGATCGCATCAGCGTCGCGCCTACCTGAAATTCAACAAGCTTTAGAACCAAACATTGTGATGGGAGGTACAAAAATTGTTACAGAGGAAGGATACGACCTTGGTACAATTATCGACCTTTACTTTGACAAGCAAACAGCCTTAATAGAAGGCTATGAAGTTAGGGGTGGATTATTTGCAGATCCCCAATATCAAATATCCTTTGTCCCAGCACCCCATAACCTGAAAATTGGTGATGACGTGGCATTTGTGCCGCGTGATATTGCTGAAATGATGACAGAAAGGATTACTTTAATTAATACTCCAACCACATCTTATTCAGACAATCTATCATCAGTTAAATCCAATGAAACAATTAGCTTAAACAATAACACCGAAAATATTATCACTTCAAAAGGATCATTTATAGTTTCCGAAAATCAACCCTTGCCACCTGTTGCGGAGGTATATACAACAGATGGAAGTACTAATTTAGAAGCTAAAAAAGGACTTTTAGAGACTGCAACCACAAATGGCGATCAACTTCATGCAACTGAGGAAAATAGTAATGAGCAATCACAAACTGCAATTACCCTATATAGAGTAGAACAAACTGCGGGGTTGCGTGTGCGTTGCTCTATTAAAACTCAAGAAGGCATATATGTTGCTGCCTTGGGTCAAATAGTTACCGAAAAAGTCATTGCCCGCGCCACAATGTATCAACAAGAACGGGCATTAATTGATGCAGTTTGTACAACATCTTCTAGCAGCCATTCACCTGAAGAAGTAACAAGTATTCAGTTATATGGTGGCAAAGTTACAAAAAAAACTAGAGGTAATATTAGAGAACAACTTAGTAGCCTAATCAATCACTTTCAACAACAAGGTATAGACCAAGAAGTTAAGTTAATCAAAAAAGCTGTAGGGCGACGAGTTAACCGCGTCATTCTAGACAAAAACGACAATCTTATCCTTGATGTCGGTCAACTAATCACTTATCAAGCAATTGAACAAGCACGACGAGCTAACGTACTAGATATTTTACTGGATTCGGTAGATCACAAAAATCAAAAATTCCTCAAGGGAGATCGTCTAAGAACAAAAATTTATTAA
- a CDS encoding gamma-glutamyltransferase family protein, whose protein sequence is MAQTNLTNYPYPSARRVILGKRYAVATSQSLATMAGMEIFLAGGNAVDAAIATAIALTVVEPTSNGIGGDAFALVWDGKLHGLNASGKSPQHLTINHFAEINQIPQFGWLPVTVPGAVSGWRSLWERWGKLPFEQLFVPAIRYAEEGFPVSPVTAQAWQQAANVYLPLQGAEFEYFKSVFFPKNRAPVAGEIWGSKVHAQTLKEIASTGGESFYQGKLAEQMGNFAADTNGLLTATDLAAHRPEWVEPISTNYRDLTVWELPPNTQGIATLIALNILEGFDLARYPRESVESYHLQIEAMKLAFADLHRYVADLRYLDVSLGQLLDLTYAAERRKLIKENAIALAQAGLPKGGTVYLATADEDLMVSFIQSNYKGFGSGILIPETGIALHNRGLGFTLEAGHPNQLSPGKRPFHTIIPGFLTQNNQPLGSFGVMGASMQPQGHLQVVVNLADYGMNPQSALDAPRWQFVAGNTVLLEESVRSQIVPELARRGHNVQVSTAQGIFGKGQIIFRQGEVIVAASEPRADGLALAQ, encoded by the coding sequence ATGGCGCAAACCAACCTAACCAACTATCCCTACCCTTCAGCGCGACGAGTAATTTTAGGCAAAAGGTACGCTGTAGCAACTAGCCAATCATTGGCAACTATGGCGGGAATGGAAATATTTTTAGCTGGAGGAAATGCTGTAGATGCTGCTATTGCGACTGCTATTGCCCTGACTGTTGTTGAACCAACTTCTAACGGTATTGGTGGAGACGCTTTTGCTTTAGTTTGGGATGGCAAGTTACATGGTTTAAATGCTTCTGGTAAAAGTCCTCAGCATCTCACTATTAATCATTTTGCAGAAATAAATCAAATTCCTCAGTTTGGCTGGCTACCCGTAACAGTACCAGGAGCAGTTTCAGGTTGGCGCAGTTTGTGGGAACGTTGGGGAAAGCTACCATTTGAACAACTGTTTGTACCAGCAATTCGCTATGCCGAGGAAGGTTTTCCAGTTTCACCCGTAACAGCACAAGCTTGGCAGCAAGCGGCAAATGTATACTTACCCCTTCAGGGTGCAGAATTTGAGTATTTTAAATCAGTATTCTTCCCAAAAAACCGCGCACCAGTAGCAGGGGAAATATGGGGAAGTAAAGTTCATGCTCAAACTTTAAAAGAAATTGCTTCTACTGGTGGTGAAAGCTTTTATCAAGGTAAACTTGCAGAGCAAATGGGTAATTTTGCTGCTGATACTAATGGACTTTTAACCGCAACTGACTTAGCAGCACACCGCCCAGAATGGGTAGAACCAATTTCTACAAATTACCGCGATCTGACAGTTTGGGAATTACCCCCTAATACTCAAGGAATAGCTACTTTAATCGCTTTAAATATCTTAGAAGGTTTTGATCTTGCTCGTTATCCCCGCGAATCTGTAGAAAGTTACCATTTGCAAATTGAAGCAATGAAGTTGGCATTTGCAGACTTGCATCGCTATGTTGCTGATTTGCGCTATTTAGATGTTTCTTTAGGACAACTTTTAGATTTAACTTATGCAGCAGAACGTCGTAAGTTAATTAAAGAAAATGCGATCGCACTAGCCCAAGCAGGTTTGCCCAAAGGCGGAACTGTGTATCTAGCAACCGCAGACGAAGATTTGATGGTTTCCTTTATCCAATCTAATTACAAAGGTTTTGGCAGTGGTATTCTCATTCCTGAGACTGGTATAGCACTGCATAATCGAGGATTAGGTTTTACCCTTGAAGCGGGGCATCCCAATCAATTAAGCCCAGGTAAACGACCATTTCACACCATTATTCCTGGTTTCCTGACACAAAACAATCAACCTTTAGGGTCGTTTGGTGTAATGGGAGCATCAATGCAACCACAAGGACATTTACAAGTAGTAGTTAATCTTGCAGACTATGGCATGAATCCTCAATCAGCTTTAGATGCTCCCAGATGGCAATTTGTTGCAGGAAACACAGTGCTTTTAGAGGAAAGTGTGCGATCGCAAATTGTGCCTGAATTAGCTAGGCGAGGTCACAACGTCCAGGTTAGCACTGCACAAGGAATATTTGGAAAAGGTCAGATTATTTTTAGACAAGGAGAAGTAATTGTAGCAGCTTCAGAACCCCGCGCGGATGGTTTGGCTCTTGCTCAATAA
- a CDS encoding DUF1816 domain-containing protein codes for MNIFTIIKNVTIGFFEGFNTDWWVEIKTTYPRCTYYFGDFDNLREAKEYCSGYIEDLQSEGARGIKVSIKRCQPQAFTICEE; via the coding sequence ATGAACATTTTCACTATAATTAAAAATGTAACTATTGGCTTTTTTGAAGGTTTTAACACAGATTGGTGGGTAGAAATTAAGACAACCTACCCTAGATGTACTTATTATTTTGGAGATTTTGATAATCTTAGAGAAGCAAAGGAATATTGCTCTGGATATATTGAAGACCTTCAAAGTGAGGGAGCGCGAGGAATAAAAGTTAGTATTAAACGTTGCCAACCACAAGCGTTCACAATCTGCGAGGAATAA